TGATGAACAATTAGTAAAAGAGATATCCCAATCTTAACCGCTAACTGCAACCTCGCATTATTAGCATTCATCTTTGAAAACTACCTTGCTGTTGGTCTAATCAAAGAGATGCAGCAACTGAAGTAAGCAGAATATGACGAGTAAGTCAGGAAGCATGCTCTCTAAGCAATAACCAAATGGTTTTGCAAGGTGAGGAAGAATTATCCTTCGCTAACTATTCTTAATTCTATTTTAGCATTAGGATATCTCGATTAAACATTGTAATTAAAATTAAATAAAAATAAATATGCTTAGACACCTGAAAATCTGGGTCTAAACATATTATACGAGGTGTAGAAAAATGAATTTCAGACATAAAATATCAATCCCGATAGAAGAGGAAGCTGAGTACATAGGTAATATGTTACTCCAATTTAATCTAAAATCAAAACCGCTTACCCAAGAAAAGCCGTTCATTAGTATCAACAGATGTATAAAAGATGAAAACGGAGAAGTTATTGGCGGGATTTTGGCATGTATGGCATTATGGCATACTTTATCTATTGATACATTATGGGTAAAAGAGGAATTTCGCAATCAAGGAATTGCTAATCAATTGTTGATTATTGTAGAAGATAAGGCGATAAGTATGGGATGTTATATTGCATATCTGAGTACTTATGATTTTCAAGCTAAAGACTTTTATTTAAAAAAAGGATATGAAATTTTTGGTGTATTAGAGGATTGTCCTAAAGGACATAGGCTTTATCATTTATGTAAAAGATTATGAACTATATTAATAAGACATATCCTTTATATGCACACCAGAGGAGATT
This genomic interval from Proteiniborus ethanoligenes contains the following:
- a CDS encoding GNAT family N-acetyltransferase, giving the protein MNFRHKISIPIEEEAEYIGNMLLQFNLKSKPLTQEKPFISINRCIKDENGEVIGGILACMALWHTLSIDTLWVKEEFRNQGIANQLLIIVEDKAISMGCYIAYLSTYDFQAKDFYLKKGYEIFGVLEDCPKGHRLYHLCKRL